In the genome of Paenibacillus pabuli, one region contains:
- a CDS encoding alpha/beta hydrolase, which yields MERQISIRHGQDELTATIHYPVVKDIKEGNHQQRVPLAVICHGFVGSRIGVDRLFVKTARELAEDGYLVLRFDYIGCGESSGEYGAEGLESMITQTRSVLDYAINCSDVDPTRVTLIGHSLGGAVALLTAVRDKRVKNLVMWSSVGYPFNDIVKITGRDVYDEGVKLGSADYLGYKFTPAFFESLAEHQPFQEAVKFNGDVLVVHGTSDETIPVDYAFLYQKVFWMRQEGRCDKEIIFQGDHTFSSGKEREQLITRTREWLGERQKIEQDWQHWMI from the coding sequence ATGGAGCGTCAGATCAGTATTCGTCATGGACAGGATGAATTAACAGCCACGATTCATTATCCGGTCGTCAAAGACATCAAGGAGGGAAACCACCAACAGCGTGTACCTCTTGCTGTCATCTGCCATGGATTCGTAGGAAGTCGGATCGGTGTGGACCGTCTGTTTGTGAAGACTGCGCGTGAGCTGGCCGAAGATGGGTATTTGGTGCTGCGTTTTGATTATATTGGCTGTGGGGAGAGCAGCGGTGAGTACGGGGCTGAAGGTCTTGAATCCATGATTACCCAAACACGTTCTGTGCTGGACTATGCGATAAACTGCAGTGATGTAGATCCAACCCGTGTAACGCTGATCGGTCATAGTCTGGGCGGAGCTGTTGCTCTGCTGACTGCTGTCCGTGACAAACGGGTCAAGAATCTCGTCATGTGGTCATCCGTTGGATACCCGTTCAATGATATTGTGAAAATTACCGGACGTGATGTCTACGATGAAGGGGTGAAACTGGGATCTGCTGATTATCTCGGCTACAAGTTTACACCCGCATTCTTTGAATCACTGGCTGAACATCAGCCCTTCCAGGAAGCCGTTAAATTTAACGGGGATGTTCTCGTAGTGCACGGCACGTCGGATGAGACTATCCCTGTAGATTACGCATTCCTGTATCAAAAGGTATTCTGGATGCGGCAGGAAGGCCGCTGCGACAAGGAAATTATTTTCCAGGGTGATCATACCTTCTCTTCCGGTAAAGAGCGTGAGCAGCTGATTACGCGTACGAGAGAATGGCTCGGAGAACGTCAGAAGATCGAACAGGATTGGCAGCACTGGATGATCTAA
- a CDS encoding DODA-type extradiol aromatic ring-opening family dioxygenase — protein sequence MTLPALFIAHGSPALAVESNDYTHFLNQLGNRLPAPKAIVVFTAHWDCPEPSVTMDDAHQTLHDFYGFPSNMYTMNYPAPGQPDLANEICALFTRSNLPHQPVRGRGLDHGVWVPLLHMYPEADIPVIAVSVDSLRSPQEQYDIGRMLEQLRHDNVLIIGSGGTVHNLRMLGTNDEPQDWAVEFDNWIGERLEQWNTRELFQYDKKAPHARTAVPSYGTEHIAPLFYTMGTADMSRSAKRLFQSYPYGTLSLNCWQFGDGV from the coding sequence ATGACATTACCCGCATTATTCATTGCGCATGGTTCTCCCGCTCTGGCGGTGGAGAGCAATGACTACACTCACTTTTTGAACCAGCTTGGAAACAGGCTGCCGGCTCCGAAAGCCATTGTTGTATTTACGGCGCATTGGGATTGTCCCGAACCGTCCGTGACAATGGATGATGCACATCAGACCTTGCATGATTTTTACGGATTTCCCTCTAATATGTATACAATGAATTATCCTGCACCTGGTCAGCCAGACCTTGCGAATGAGATTTGCGCCCTGTTCACTCGGAGTAATCTTCCACATCAACCGGTTCGAGGCCGAGGATTGGATCACGGTGTATGGGTCCCTCTGTTACACATGTATCCCGAGGCCGATATTCCTGTTATTGCAGTATCTGTCGATTCGCTGCGTTCCCCGCAGGAACAGTATGATATCGGCCGGATGCTGGAACAGCTGCGACATGATAATGTGCTGATCATAGGCAGTGGCGGAACAGTTCATAACCTGCGCATGCTTGGCACCAATGATGAACCGCAAGACTGGGCAGTGGAATTCGATAACTGGATTGGTGAGCGTCTTGAGCAGTGGAATACGAGAGAATTGTTTCAATATGACAAAAAAGCGCCCCATGCCCGCACAGCGGTTCCATCTTATGGAACGGAGCACATTGCTCCCTTGTTCTATACCATGGGTACGGCCGATATGTCACGATCTGCTAAACGTCTATTTCAATCGTATCCTTATGGTACGCTTAGTTTGAACTGCTGGCAGTTTGGTGACGGCGTATAA